One region of Chanodichthys erythropterus isolate Z2021 chromosome 24, ASM2448905v1, whole genome shotgun sequence genomic DNA includes:
- the LOC137014507 gene encoding histone H3, which produces MARTKQTARKSTGGKAPRKQLATKAARKSAPATGGVKKPHRYRPGTVALREIRRYQKSTELLIRKLPFQRLVREIAQDFKTDLRFQSSAVMALQEASEAYLVGLFEDTNLCAIHAKRVTIMPKDIQLARRIRGERA; this is translated from the coding sequence ATGGCAAGAACCAAGCAGACCGCTCGTAAATCCACCGGTGGTAAAGCCCCGAGGAAGCAGCTCGCTACCAAAGCCGCCCGTAAGAGCGCTCCGGCCACCGGCGGCGTCAAGAAGCCCCATCGTTACAGGCCCGGGACCGTGGCTCTCCGAGAGATCCGCCGTTATCAGAAGTCCACCGAGCTGCTGATCCGCAAACTGCCCTTCCAGCGTCTGGTCCGAGAAATCGCTCAGGACTTCAAAACGGATCTGCGCTTCCAGAGCTCCGCTGTCATGGCCCTGCAGGAGGCCAGCGAGGCTTATTTGGTCGGTCTGTTTGAGGACACCAACCTGTGCGCCATCCACGCCAAGAGGGTCACCATCATGCCCAAAGACATCCAGCTGGCCCGCCGTATCCGCGGAGAGCGCGCCTAA